GTCACGCTAAGCGCCACGACGATTTGCCACACGCTGGGGTGCCCGGGTAACAGCGCTAACATCACCGATCCGGCAGTAACGAGCAGCGCGCCGAAGGTTGAAACGTAGCGCGCCGGGATGCGGTCCGAGAGCGATCCGGCGATCGGCGCTAGGACGATGTTCAGGACGGTAAGGGGAATGAGCATCAAGCCGGCTTTGAGCGGCGATGCGCCCAGCGCCAATTGCGCGGCGAGCGGAACGATAAAAATAACGCCGGACTGCGCGGTGAAATAGACGAATGCGGCGATCGTCGATAGTGAGAAGAGCGGATTGCGGAAGAGTTCCAGATCGAGCGTCGGGCTTTTAACGCGTCGCTCGATCGCGATGAATGCGACGAGGCTTACGGCTGCAATCCCGAAGGTGACGAGCGTGGGCAGCGACGTCCATCCCCACATATCGCCGCGCGAAATTGCAAGCGACGCGCTCAAGAGGCCCACCACCGAGCACAATGCGCCGAGCGGATCGAAAACCTGCGGGTGCGGTCGCGGCGACGGTAGGATGAGCACCGCGAGAACGAGCGCCACGATGGTAATCGGAACGTTGATCGAAAAAATCCAGCGCCAATCGCCGTAGGTGGTAATGGCGCCGCCCAAGATGGGCCCGGTGGAGAGTCCGACTGCAACTGCCGCGCCGTTCAAACCGATTGCGCGCCCACGATCGCGCCCGGGAAACGTGTCGACGATCAAGGCTTGCGTGCACGAAACCAGCATCGCCGATCCCAAGCCTTGCAGGATGCGGAACGCGATCAGCGCTTCGAGCGTCGGCGCGAGCGCGCATGCGAGCGAACCGACGCCGAAGATACCGAATCCGATGAGATAGATGCGCTTCTGCCCGAACATATCGCCGAGGCGTCCGAAGAGCACCAGGGTGGACGCGGTGACGAGCAGATACGCGAGGATGATCCATTCGGCTTCGTCGACGCTATGCCCGAAGGCGTGCGCGATCGAGGGCATGGACACGTTGGCGATCGAGCCGTCGAGCGGGCCCATAAACGTGCCGAGCATCACCGTGCCGAGGATGAACCAACGGTGCGCGGGGTGGGAGCGAACGGCCGCCCTCACGCGGTCTGGTGCACGAGTTCGTTGGCCAAAGCCACCGCGAGCGAGGGCGTTGCAGCGAAACCGTCCGCGCCGATACGCTGCCAGAGTGTCGGATCTAACGTGAACGCACGCCCACCCACGAGCACCAGCGGCGCGACCGGACGGTCGAGGAGTGCGGCGATGAAGTTGCGGACCGGAATAATATCGCGAGCGAGCGTCGCCGAGAGCGCCAGCACGTCGACGGAGACGCGGTCGACGTAATCCAGTAGATCCTCCGGCGGAATGTTTCCGCCTAAGTAGGTCGCGTGCCAGCC
The nucleotide sequence above comes from Candidatus Dormiibacterota bacterium. Encoded proteins:
- a CDS encoding MFS transporter encodes the protein MRAAVRSHPAHRWFILGTVMLGTFMGPLDGSIANVSMPSIAHAFGHSVDEAEWIILAYLLVTASTLVLFGRLGDMFGQKRIYLIGFGIFGVGSLACALAPTLEALIAFRILQGLGSAMLVSCTQALIVDTFPGRDRGRAIGLNGAAVAVGLSTGPILGGAITTYGDWRWIFSINVPITIVALVLAVLILPSPRPHPQVFDPLGALCSVVGLLSASLAISRGDMWGWTSLPTLVTFGIAAVSLVAFIAIERRVKSPTLDLELFRNPLFSLSTIAAFVYFTAQSGVIFIVPLAAQLALGASPLKAGLMLIPLTVLNIVLAPIAGSLSDRIPARYVSTFGALLVTAGSVMLALLPGHPSVWQIVVALSVTGCGTAVFTQPNNSAIMGAAPANRRGIAAGTLATARTTGQLLGVATAGAVYFARAARLGPLAHTFAPATSYFAGVAGVMIVVALISYSRGEPARIQA